From the genome of Myxosarcina sp. GI1, one region includes:
- a CDS encoding plasmid pRiA4b ORF-3 family protein yields MSESTPPVTYQLKIVLIGISPMIWRRIKVSSDSTIADLHYVIQIVMGWKEEHLHQFLIHGVHYGISYPSTGGFMGNAHEIKLSKFGFREREKFSYEYDFNCSWKHQIRVEAISPGESDRVLPVCITGKGNCPPENCGGALGFISLRQQHSRFELAVAMDLEITISSFLVN; encoded by the coding sequence ATGTCAGAGTCAACCCCGCCCGTCACATACCAGCTAAAAATAGTATTAATCGGCATCAGTCCGATGATTTGGCGACGGATCAAAGTGAGTAGTGATAGCACCATTGCCGATCTGCACTACGTAATCCAGATTGTCATGGGCTGGAAAGAGGAACATCTACACCAATTTCTCATTCATGGCGTACATTATGGCATCAGTTACCCTAGCACTGGCGGATTTATGGGCAATGCTCATGAAATCAAACTATCCAAATTTGGTTTCAGAGAAAGAGAAAAATTCAGCTACGAATACGACTTCAATTGTAGCTGGAAGCATCAAATTAGAGTAGAAGCTATTTCGCCTGGTGAAAGCGATCGAGTATTGCCAGTATGTATTACAGGCAAAGGAAATTGTCCCCCTGAAAATTGTGGTGGTGCGCTCGGATTTATTTCTCTACGCCAACAACACAGTCGATTTGAATTAGCAGTAGCGATGGATTTGGAAATTACTATTTCCTCGTTCTTGGTCAATTGA
- a CDS encoding helix-turn-helix transcriptional regulator — protein MPKTDSRVKTAKPPEYLAPVADYFKVLSEISRLQILSCLREGAMNVSEIGEATGLGQANLSKHLKMLTEAEILSRKPQGVAVYYEIQDPMIFELCELVCDRLYQRMQQKAEKFKRLSAFGPSTK, from the coding sequence ATGCCCAAAACTGACTCTCGCGTCAAGACAGCTAAACCCCCCGAATATCTTGCCCCAGTTGCCGATTATTTTAAAGTATTATCAGAAATTAGTCGGTTGCAAATCTTAAGCTGCTTGAGAGAAGGAGCGATGAATGTCAGTGAGATCGGGGAAGCTACTGGTTTGGGACAAGCAAATCTATCCAAACACCTCAAAATGCTTACAGAAGCAGAAATCTTATCCCGTAAACCTCAAGGGGTAGCTGTCTATTACGAAATTCAAGATCCAATGATTTTCGAGCTATGCGAGTTAGTTTGCGATCGCCTATACCAACGGATGCAGCAAAAAGCGGAGAAATTCAAACGGTTAAGTGCTTTCGGTCCTTCTACAAAATAA
- a CDS encoding nitronate monooxygenase family protein — MTTLPPLRIRKHLAPYPIIQGGMGIRISGANLASAVTNAGGIGIISAVCLGLNSPYYSKGNLFKANRLALIDEINQARQLSPQGIIGINVMVAVRDYETLVRTAAESGVDLIISGAGLPLHLPEYTADYPDVALVPIISSTRAAKVICRKWERQYNRLPDAFVVENPNRAGGHLGAKYGELSSTKLEAEQVIPELVNYLQNELGQDIPVIAAEGIWDRQDLERVMALGARGVQIGTRFITTDECDADLRYKEFHLHASPEDVPIVPSPVGMPGRALRNQFVEKILQDSPDLDKKCLANCLQVCRCRDTKETYCIVRALDRAARGNVEEGLIFAGTNAGRADKIVPVKELMAELVNA, encoded by the coding sequence ATGACCACACTTCCACCGCTTCGTATTAGAAAACATCTTGCTCCCTACCCAATTATTCAAGGAGGCATGGGGATTAGAATTTCTGGAGCCAATCTTGCCAGTGCTGTAACCAATGCTGGCGGTATTGGTATTATTTCGGCAGTTTGCCTGGGACTTAACTCTCCTTATTACTCAAAAGGTAATTTGTTTAAAGCCAATCGTTTGGCATTAATTGATGAAATAAACCAAGCTCGTCAACTTAGTCCCCAAGGTATTATCGGAATTAATGTCATGGTAGCGGTAAGGGATTACGAAACTTTAGTTCGTACTGCTGCCGAATCTGGTGTCGATCTAATTATTTCTGGTGCGGGATTACCCTTGCATCTACCTGAATATACTGCTGACTATCCCGATGTGGCATTAGTGCCGATTATTTCGAGTACCCGTGCTGCTAAGGTCATCTGTCGGAAATGGGAACGTCAATACAACCGTTTACCCGATGCTTTTGTAGTAGAAAATCCGAATCGAGCAGGGGGTCATCTAGGAGCAAAATATGGAGAATTATCCAGTACCAAACTAGAAGCCGAGCAAGTCATCCCCGAATTAGTCAACTATCTGCAAAATGAATTAGGACAAGACATACCTGTAATTGCTGCGGAAGGTATTTGGGATCGTCAAGATCTAGAGCGCGTTATGGCTTTGGGAGCTAGGGGAGTGCAAATCGGCACGCGCTTCATAACTACCGATGAATGCGATGCAGATCTTCGTTATAAAGAATTTCATCTCCATGCCAGTCCCGAAGATGTGCCAATTGTTCCTTCTCCTGTAGGGATGCCAGGTAGAGCTTTACGCAATCAATTTGTGGAAAAAATTTTACAAGATTCTCCAGATTTAGATAAAAAATGTCTGGCTAACTGTTTGCAAGTATGTCGCTGCCGAGATACCAAAGAAACCTACTGCATCGTCCGCGCTTTAGATCGGGCTGCTCGCGGTAATGTAGAAGAAGGTTTGATTTTTGCTGGCACTAATGCAGGACGTGCTGACAAGATTGTCCCCGTTAAAGAGTTGATGGCAGAATTAGTCAATGCTTAA
- a CDS encoding ParA family protein: MTEQFIITSLSSTGTGKTTLMVHLAYLLVQNGLSVALIELDNRNSFHDCCGLPKPSPEFSTASILVDSFQGNYPFLPLWKETLKEKAVVCQAERNSLESISRQLTGDPFGMFRLRECLEKFPLSHDVILIDAPGQQGQLSLMALCAATHLIICAEMTQKCISDINALFEWLYKYKTYLKSTPEILGILPCRYDHNAAIQRNTLNQFPAFAQKFSTVCFSPIRQSSRFFNAYAMGLPVFLDSPGSTPCYDFTEDGHLFKKINQSKLKGLDGKMLQKLPAIAPYVINAIKN, from the coding sequence ATGACAGAGCAATTTATAATTACTAGTTTGTCTTCAACAGGAACGGGAAAGACCACGCTGATGGTGCATTTAGCTTATTTGCTAGTGCAAAATGGTTTGTCTGTGGCTTTAATTGAGCTTGATAATAGAAATTCTTTTCATGATTGTTGCGGTTTACCTAAACCTTCTCCAGAATTTAGCACTGCTTCAATTCTTGTCGATAGCTTTCAAGGAAATTATCCTTTTTTGCCTTTGTGGAAAGAAACGCTAAAAGAAAAAGCAGTCGTATGTCAAGCTGAGAGAAATTCTTTGGAGTCAATATCCAGACAACTTACAGGAGATCCATTTGGTATGTTTCGCTTAAGAGAATGTTTGGAAAAATTTCCTTTATCTCATGATGTCATCTTAATCGATGCTCCAGGTCAACAAGGTCAATTATCATTAATGGCACTATGCGCGGCAACTCATCTAATAATATGTGCTGAAATGACTCAAAAATGTATCTCTGATATTAATGCTTTATTTGAATGGTTGTATAAATACAAAACTTATCTTAAATCCACACCAGAAATCCTCGGCATACTACCATGTAGATACGATCACAACGCAGCTATTCAACGTAATACATTAAATCAATTTCCCGCATTTGCTCAAAAATTCAGCACTGTATGTTTTAGTCCCATCCGTCAATCTTCAAGATTCTTTAATGCTTATGCAATGGGACTGCCTGTTTTTCTTGATTCCCCTGGTTCTACACCTTGCTATGACTTTACTGAAGATGGTCATTTGTTTAAAAAAATTAATCAATCAAAGTTAAAAGGACTAGATGGAAAAATGCTTCAAAAGCTACCTGCAATTGCACCTTATGTCATTAATGCAATAAAAAATTAG
- the psbA gene encoding photosystem II q(b) protein: MTVSLQQRQSNDLWDKFCKWITSTNNRMYIGWFGVLMIPTLLTATICFIIAFIAAPPVDIDGIREPVAGSLLYGNNIISAAVVPSSNAIGLHFYPIWEAANLDEWLYNGGPYQLIVFHFLIGIFCYLGRQWELSYRLGMRPWICVAYSAPVAAATAVLLVYSIGQGSFSDGMPLGISGTFNFMFVLQAEHNVLMHPFHMLGVAGVFGGALFSAMHGSLVTSSLVRETTETESQNYGYKFGQEEETYNIVAAHGYFGRLIFQYASFNNSRSLHFFLGAWPVVGIWFAAMAVCCFAFNLNGFNFNQSVLDAQGRVVNTWADVLNRAGLGIEAMHERNVHNFPLDLASGEIQPLALLAPAVHS, translated from the coding sequence ATGACTGTATCTCTGCAACAACGCCAAAGTAACGATCTTTGGGATAAATTTTGTAAATGGATTACCAGCACCAACAACCGTATGTATATTGGTTGGTTTGGGGTACTGATGATTCCCACTTTATTGACGGCAACTATTTGTTTTATCATTGCTTTTATTGCTGCACCACCTGTAGACATCGACGGCATTCGCGAACCCGTTGCAGGTTCATTACTCTATGGCAACAATATTATTTCTGCGGCTGTAGTTCCTAGTTCTAATGCGATCGGACTGCACTTTTATCCTATTTGGGAAGCGGCTAACCTAGATGAGTGGTTATACAATGGCGGTCCCTACCAACTTATTGTTTTCCACTTCCTCATCGGTATTTTCTGCTATTTAGGTCGTCAATGGGAACTATCCTATCGTTTGGGAATGCGTCCCTGGATTTGTGTAGCATACAGCGCACCTGTTGCTGCTGCGACTGCGGTACTTTTAGTTTATTCCATCGGACAAGGTTCTTTCTCTGATGGTATGCCTTTGGGAATCAGCGGCACATTTAATTTTATGTTTGTTTTGCAAGCAGAACACAACGTGCTGATGCACCCTTTTCATATGCTTGGTGTTGCTGGTGTTTTTGGCGGAGCGTTATTTTCTGCCATGCACGGATCGCTTGTAACTTCCTCTTTAGTTCGTGAGACAACTGAAACTGAATCACAAAACTACGGTTACAAATTCGGTCAAGAAGAAGAAACTTATAACATTGTCGCAGCACACGGCTACTTCGGTCGTCTAATCTTCCAATATGCTTCCTTCAACAACTCTAGAAGTCTACACTTCTTCTTAGGTGCATGGCCCGTAGTTGGTATCTGGTTTGCTGCGATGGCTGTCTGCTGCTTTGCCTTTAACCTCAATGGTTTTAACTTCAATCAATCTGTTTTAGACGCTCAAGGTCGGGTCGTTAACACCTGGGCTGATGTTTTGAACCGTGCTGGTTTGGGTATTGAAGCCATGCACGAACGCAACGTTCATAACTTCCCCTTAGACTTGGCTTCGGGAGAAATTCAACCTCTTGCTTTACTTGCCCCCGCTGTTCACAGCTAA
- the pdxH gene encoding pyridoxamine 5'-phosphate oxidase has product MDISDLRTEYTLEGLRREQLAPDPFQQFELWFQQACASDLPEPNAMNLATVSITGMPSQRIVLLKYFDRQGLVFFTNYKSRKAQEIKANPQVSLLFFWVALERQVQISGKAVKISTAESLNYFATRPRGSQLGAWCSQQSSVISSRQMLEIKFDEIKRKFRERKIPLPSAWGGYRVVPQSFEFWQGRPNRLHDRFLYSYIDAESTWKIQRLAP; this is encoded by the coding sequence ATGGATATCAGCGACCTCAGAACTGAGTATACTTTAGAGGGATTAAGAAGAGAACAACTCGCTCCCGATCCTTTTCAGCAATTTGAATTGTGGTTTCAACAAGCTTGTGCTTCCGATCTGCCAGAACCCAATGCGATGAATTTGGCTACTGTTTCTATTACTGGTATGCCTTCACAACGAATAGTACTATTAAAATACTTCGATCGCCAGGGATTGGTTTTTTTTACTAACTACAAAAGCCGTAAAGCTCAAGAAATCAAAGCCAATCCTCAAGTATCTTTATTGTTTTTCTGGGTAGCTTTAGAACGACAAGTACAAATCTCTGGCAAGGCTGTTAAAATTTCTACTGCCGAATCACTTAATTATTTCGCCACTCGTCCTAGAGGCAGTCAGCTTGGCGCATGGTGTTCCCAACAAAGTTCGGTGATTTCTTCTCGCCAGATGCTAGAAATAAAATTTGACGAGATAAAACGTAAGTTTCGAGAACGAAAAATTCCCTTACCTTCAGCTTGGGGTGGTTATCGCGTCGTGCCGCAAAGTTTTGAATTTTGGCAAGGCAGACCAAATCGTCTACACGACCGCTTTTTGTATTCTTACATAGATGCTGAATCAACCTGGAAAATTCAAAGATTAGCCCCTTAG
- a CDS encoding 4Fe-4S dicluster domain-containing protein: MGKLFDELKQDILYQHGMNACLNCGVCTAVCPAAEFNDYSPREVMNIVQSEDDELIKELLKSDKIWYCGQCFSCKTRCPRGNNTASVVLALRRLSIRLGYFTESEKGRQQLFAKRVFGKNMLERGYTLLAENISPAHFPELGENWEYYYEHRAEMRQWWDVPMDLENSPGSHRLIPEKDLAEVRAIYQTTGAVSLMDAVERGMEKKLGSKAEVEKYWQIWLETGDSRNYELQENK, from the coding sequence ATGGGCAAATTATTTGACGAACTCAAGCAGGATATTTTGTATCAGCATGGCATGAATGCTTGTCTCAATTGCGGTGTCTGTACTGCGGTTTGTCCGGCCGCCGAGTTTAACGACTACTCTCCTAGAGAAGTGATGAACATCGTTCAATCAGAAGATGACGAACTAATTAAAGAGTTACTAAAGTCGGACAAAATTTGGTACTGCGGGCAGTGCTTTTCTTGTAAAACCAGATGTCCCAGGGGAAATAATACCGCCTCAGTCGTGCTTGCCTTACGCCGACTTTCTATTCGTCTCGGTTATTTTACCGAATCAGAAAAAGGCAGACAACAGTTATTCGCCAAGCGAGTGTTTGGGAAAAATATGCTCGAACGAGGCTACACCCTCCTAGCCGAAAATATTTCCCCCGCCCACTTCCCCGAACTCGGTGAAAACTGGGAATACTATTACGAGCATAGAGCAGAAATGCGCCAATGGTGGGATGTGCCAATGGATTTAGAAAATAGCCCAGGTTCTCACCGCCTGATACCCGAAAAAGATTTAGCAGAAGTACGAGCAATTTATCAAACCACAGGTGCAGTTTCTTTGATGGATGCAGTAGAACGAGGCATGGAAAAAAAATTGGGTAGTAAAGCCGAAGTAGAAAAATACTGGCAAATCTGGTTAGAAACTGGCGATAGCAGAAATTACGAACTCCAAGAAAACAAATAA
- a CDS encoding ParB/RepB/Spo0J family partition protein, with translation MVKRQINLEETFESALQAREIPLLQQENEKLKQQLEQAYQQKGIEDVPLSQIKPNPKQPRSSFYVVEERKISMAQVGQKEPIILVSPPHTDGYLIFDGECRWQAAKQLNWSTIKAIIIDYNAATFDDDVFIAAISKSSINSLDLADSLLERIESKTNTLTREKIPTILNTTIVRLKRQGKQKVLGNILKNETDIQQQLEELGLSESERLTCQIILDYGFNPLSVNQNYFPMLKLADDIKEAIRNRGLKDALAKIINKVKAQKLNISEQKARKLRRNLIDAVIKQDLSLTQTNKKLKEIIAQFQPAQTQPLQLTKEVKRCIKSLENIQITNLDEFNRQNLIAIMQKSLTELQQ, from the coding sequence ATGGTTAAACGACAAATTAATTTGGAAGAAACTTTCGAGAGTGCCCTGCAAGCTAGAGAAATTCCTCTTCTACAACAAGAAAATGAAAAACTCAAACAACAGTTAGAACAAGCTTATCAGCAAAAAGGAATTGAAGATGTTCCTCTATCACAAATAAAGCCTAATCCAAAACAGCCTCGAAGTTCTTTTTATGTGGTAGAGGAACGCAAAATAAGTATGGCTCAGGTAGGACAAAAAGAGCCTATAATTTTAGTTTCTCCGCCACATACAGATGGTTATTTGATTTTTGATGGTGAATGTCGTTGGCAGGCAGCAAAACAGCTAAATTGGTCAACTATTAAGGCAATCATTATTGATTACAATGCAGCGACTTTTGACGACGATGTTTTTATTGCTGCCATTAGTAAATCAAGTATTAATTCTCTCGATCTAGCGGATTCTTTATTAGAAAGAATTGAATCTAAAACTAATACTCTAACAAGAGAAAAAATTCCTACTATTCTTAATACTACGATCGTTCGACTTAAACGCCAGGGTAAACAAAAAGTTTTAGGAAATATACTTAAAAATGAAACAGATATTCAACAGCAACTTGAAGAATTAGGTTTATCCGAGTCAGAAAGACTAACTTGTCAGATTATCCTTGACTATGGATTTAATCCGCTTTCTGTCAATCAAAATTATTTTCCTATGCTCAAGCTGGCAGATGATATAAAAGAAGCGATACGCAATCGAGGTTTGAAAGATGCGCTAGCTAAAATCATTAATAAAGTAAAAGCTCAGAAGCTAAATATCTCAGAACAGAAAGCAAGAAAGTTACGACGTAATTTAATCGATGCCGTTATCAAGCAAGATCTTTCTCTAACTCAGACCAACAAAAAATTAAAAGAAATTATTGCCCAATTTCAACCTGCTCAAACTCAGCCATTACAGTTGACTAAAGAAGTAAAACGATGTATTAAATCTTTAGAAAACATACAAATAACTAATCTTGATGAATTCAATCGACAAAATTTAATTGCTATCATGCAAAAAAGTTTGACAGAGCTACAGCAATAA